Proteins encoded by one window of Chrysiogenes arsenatis DSM 11915:
- a CDS encoding L,D-transpeptidase Cds6 family protein, with protein MTVRIYSLLIAFSCLFLPVTAEARFSSEYWYQQALFQYGESNFRVASNAISNAVKDGERDYKYYYLAALVELRMERYQSAIQNLELSLKRLEKGRDPHNTQYNLAYAHWKNGSYNEAESILAQLGSAQAKKLAGYLTIEKGIRLVRENEGELSERKQTLVAELLSLYESERNQMNFIDDALAIDMPLIGSERFPVAVVDMPEGEKFFWTAKSERITYLIRYSKNTPEILGAYHSDTGKEPGEKKVQGDNRTPTGVYFPVKKLPSSALPQKYGVYAFPINYPNAIDVSLGKTGNGIWLHGINEENNITPYNSEGCIVFSNENIFLISRHIELGKTPVILAESFQYTTATEQGAVRQALHATLDAWKRDWESRDHGRYMSHYSRKFAVDQYNYDSWNSYKERVNRGKTMVRVTLENVQLFRYPSMEHGKELALAKFRQRYVSNNYSDVTDKLLYLVNEKGKWKILSEETFTF; from the coding sequence ATGACTGTCCGGATCTATTCACTGCTCATCGCTTTTAGCTGTTTGTTTCTTCCGGTTACTGCCGAAGCGCGATTTTCGTCTGAGTATTGGTATCAACAAGCGTTGTTTCAGTATGGTGAAAGTAATTTTCGTGTTGCAAGTAACGCGATATCGAATGCCGTAAAAGATGGCGAGAGAGACTACAAGTATTACTATCTTGCCGCCTTAGTCGAGTTGCGTATGGAGCGCTACCAGAGTGCCATTCAGAATCTTGAACTAAGCCTGAAGCGCCTTGAAAAGGGGCGCGACCCACACAATACGCAATACAATCTGGCGTACGCCCACTGGAAAAACGGCTCATATAATGAAGCGGAATCGATTTTAGCTCAACTGGGCAGTGCTCAGGCCAAAAAGCTGGCTGGATATTTGACGATCGAAAAAGGGATACGGTTAGTGCGGGAAAATGAAGGGGAGCTTTCAGAGCGCAAGCAGACGCTTGTGGCTGAGTTGCTTTCTCTCTATGAGTCAGAACGCAATCAGATGAATTTCATCGACGATGCTCTTGCGATTGACATGCCACTGATTGGTTCTGAGCGTTTTCCGGTGGCCGTTGTTGATATGCCGGAAGGGGAAAAATTCTTTTGGACGGCCAAGAGTGAGCGGATTACCTATTTGATCCGCTATAGTAAAAATACTCCGGAAATTCTTGGCGCTTACCACTCGGATACCGGTAAAGAGCCGGGCGAAAAGAAGGTACAAGGCGATAACCGCACCCCGACAGGCGTCTACTTTCCGGTAAAGAAACTCCCTTCATCGGCACTGCCGCAAAAATACGGGGTCTATGCCTTCCCGATTAACTATCCGAATGCGATTGACGTATCGCTTGGGAAAACCGGTAATGGTATCTGGCTGCACGGAATTAACGAGGAAAACAATATAACGCCTTATAATAGTGAGGGTTGTATTGTTTTTAGCAATGAAAATATATTCTTAATTTCGCGCCATATTGAATTAGGCAAAACTCCTGTAATTTTAGCCGAATCGTTCCAATACACGACTGCCACGGAACAAGGAGCGGTGCGTCAGGCACTTCATGCAACTTTGGATGCGTGGAAACGCGACTGGGAGTCGCGTGACCATGGTCGCTACATGTCGCACTATTCACGGAAATTCGCTGTCGACCAGTATAATTATGATTCGTGGAACAGCTATAAAGAACGGGTAAATCGCGGCAAAACAATGGTGCGTGTGACGTTGGAAAATGTGCAACTGTTTCGCTACCCATCTATGGAGCATGGTAAAGAGTTGGCATTGGCGAAGTTCCGCCAACGGTACGTTTCAAATAATTACTCGGACGTAACGGATAAGCTCTTGTATTTGGTAAACGAAAAAGGGAAGTGGAAGATTCTCAGCGAAGAGACGTTTACGTTTTAA
- a CDS encoding two-component system sensor histidine kinase NtrB gives MSTSPEGATTPIDIQELMRAMEYFNEQSARLSASYQKLEEEVASLNIALDAKNRYLTNILQSISNGVISVDSQGIITLINRAAGDMTGLTPEQVVGTAISDLPEFHDLTRTEGNIAHQTLKDFSRTATLHLRSGAKKVIEYSLTPLEEDAGGILFFRDMTRIIELEQQAKRNEKLTAMGEMAANIAHEIRNPLGSIELFASLLRRDLEQEPEKQQLATNIVSGVRNLNTVISNLLLFTRNVSLSKELIDPQELVNEVLTFCEHLKHRRHINLTHTITPGTPLYGDFDLLNQVLLNLLQNAMNAIEGDGAVAIRVYAEENHTLLEVSDDGCGMNQETLDKIFIPFYTSRAKGTGLGLSIVNRIIEAHQGVIRVESELGHGTRFTIKLPIPERASE, from the coding sequence ATGAGCACATCACCAGAAGGCGCTACGACTCCCATCGACATTCAAGAGTTAATGCGTGCAATGGAGTACTTTAACGAGCAATCAGCTCGACTCAGTGCTTCCTACCAAAAGCTCGAAGAAGAAGTGGCATCGCTCAATATCGCCCTTGATGCCAAAAACCGCTACCTGACGAATATCCTGCAAAGCATTTCCAACGGTGTTATCAGCGTCGATAGCCAAGGAATCATTACGTTGATCAACCGTGCCGCTGGCGATATGACTGGGCTTACGCCTGAACAGGTCGTTGGTACTGCGATAAGCGACTTACCCGAATTTCACGATCTGACTCGCACCGAAGGCAACATCGCCCACCAAACACTGAAAGACTTTTCACGAACCGCCACCCTTCACCTGCGTAGTGGTGCAAAAAAAGTTATCGAATACAGTCTGACGCCACTGGAAGAAGATGCGGGCGGCATTTTATTTTTTCGCGATATGACGCGCATCATAGAACTGGAACAACAGGCCAAGCGCAACGAAAAACTCACCGCCATGGGGGAAATGGCGGCCAATATTGCCCATGAAATTCGCAACCCACTTGGCTCTATCGAGCTTTTTGCTTCGCTCTTGCGGCGCGATCTTGAGCAGGAACCTGAAAAACAACAACTCGCCACCAACATCGTCAGTGGGGTACGCAACCTCAACACTGTCATCAGCAACCTGCTTTTATTTACCCGCAATGTCAGCCTGAGCAAAGAGTTGATTGACCCGCAAGAACTGGTAAACGAGGTGCTAACGTTTTGCGAGCATCTGAAACATCGGCGACATATCAACCTGACCCACACCATCACGCCAGGAACACCTCTTTATGGCGACTTCGACCTCCTCAATCAAGTACTCCTGAACCTGCTGCAAAATGCGATGAATGCTATCGAAGGGGATGGTGCTGTCGCCATACGTGTCTATGCCGAAGAGAACCATACCTTACTTGAAGTGTCCGATGATGGCTGCGGCATGAATCAGGAAACGCTTGATAAAATCTTTATCCCCTTTTACACCAGCCGCGCCAAAGGGACAGGGCTTGGCCTTTCTATTGTGAACCGCATTATCGAAGCGCACCAGGGGGTGATCCGTGTTGAGTCAGAACTTGGCCACGGCACGCGCTTTACCATCAAGCTGCCGATCCCTGAACGTGCCTCCGAATGA
- a CDS encoding pyruvate carboxylase: MKRRPIKRVLVANRGEIAIRVFRACTELGLETIAIYSQEDLLSLHRYKADEAYLIGKGKDPIGAYLDIEGIISLAIEKKIDAIHPGYGFLAENAVFAKRCEDEGIKFIGPSAATIQCMGDKVEAKVMAVKAGLPVIPGTEEPIKTEQDALLFAKKSGYPIMIKAAAGGGGRGMRIARNKDELISGIESARSEALKAFGSDSVFLEKLLEKPKHIEVQILGDDYGNIVHLYERDCSIQRRHQKVIETAPSLTLSDMQRKEICDDAVKLAKNIGYINAGTVEFLVDQEGKHYFIEMNPRIQVEHTVTEMVTGWDLVQAQINIARGSSLDSTEIGMKSQMDISLHGYAIQCRVTTEDPANNFLPDTGRITAYRSAYGFGVRLDAGNAFEGAIISPHYDSLLVKVTTWGKTHKKAALKMNRALKEFRIRGVKTNIAFMENVVTDPCFLAGKTDTSYIESNPHLFQFREKKDRATKLLSFIGNVVVNGTEGIPKGKPQGVVFFEPDIVKVKAAQIIPGTKQILDERGPAGLAKWMLEQKQLLITDTTMRDAHQSLFATRMRTKDMMKVSRAAAALMPNMFSYEMWGGATFDVAYRFLHESPWDRLRQMREAVPNTLFQMLLRGANAVGYTNYPDNVVREFIRVSAREGMDIYRIFDSLNWLDGMKIAIEEVGKQNKIAEACVCYTGDILDKKRTKYDLKYYVNMAKELEKMGAHVLGIKDMAGLLKPYAATELVKALKDAISIPIHFHTHDTSGNGVATIMKAAEAGVDAVDLALASMAELTSQPSLNAILYALQGHERDPKIDIEGAQKLSNYFEIIRDYYAPFESGLKAGNAEVYEHEIPGGQYSNLRPQAISMGLGERFDDIKKKYAQVNMILGDIVKVTPSSKTVGDLALFMVRNNIETKDELVEKGAKLGFPDSAVSYFKGMMGQPMGGFPEDLKAVVLKGEEPITCRPGELLEPVDLEAARLQLEKKFGIKANDEDAVSYVLYPRVIEDYYKLLDAYGDVSVLDTPTFFYGLEIGEQKEIVIQEGKTLVMKLVAVGEVNEKGARPVTFELNGVTRTVHVKDVEASKSVVTREKADLDNPAHLAASMPGKVFKLLAKEGDAVKKDQAVIVTEAMKMETKVSAAKAGKVVKLLVKEGEVVDAGDLLAIVE; the protein is encoded by the coding sequence ATGAAACGTCGTCCCATTAAGCGAGTACTGGTTGCCAATCGTGGCGAAATAGCGATTCGCGTTTTTCGTGCCTGTACTGAACTCGGCTTGGAAACCATCGCCATATACTCTCAAGAAGATCTCCTGAGCCTCCATCGTTATAAGGCTGACGAAGCATATCTGATCGGCAAAGGGAAAGATCCTATCGGCGCGTACCTCGACATCGAAGGGATTATCTCGCTGGCGATCGAAAAAAAGATTGACGCGATTCATCCCGGATATGGGTTCCTTGCCGAAAATGCCGTTTTTGCCAAGCGTTGCGAAGACGAAGGAATTAAATTCATTGGCCCTTCGGCAGCCACCATTCAGTGCATGGGCGATAAGGTTGAAGCGAAAGTTATGGCTGTCAAAGCAGGACTACCCGTCATCCCCGGCACAGAAGAGCCGATCAAAACTGAACAAGACGCGTTGCTTTTCGCGAAAAAGTCTGGCTACCCCATTATGATTAAAGCGGCAGCTGGTGGCGGTGGGCGCGGCATGCGGATCGCCCGCAACAAAGACGAACTGATTTCCGGCATCGAATCTGCTCGCTCCGAGGCACTCAAAGCATTTGGCTCCGACTCTGTCTTTCTCGAAAAACTTCTCGAAAAACCAAAACATATCGAAGTACAAATCCTGGGTGACGATTACGGCAATATTGTTCACCTCTATGAGCGCGACTGCTCGATTCAGCGCCGCCACCAAAAAGTTATCGAAACTGCTCCCAGTTTGACCCTGAGCGATATGCAACGCAAAGAAATCTGTGATGACGCCGTCAAACTCGCCAAAAACATTGGCTACATTAACGCGGGCACGGTCGAATTTCTGGTTGACCAAGAGGGGAAGCATTACTTTATCGAAATGAACCCGCGCATTCAGGTTGAACATACCGTGACGGAAATGGTAACCGGTTGGGATCTGGTGCAGGCACAAATCAATATCGCGCGCGGAAGCAGCCTTGATTCGACCGAAATTGGCATGAAGAGCCAAATGGATATATCACTCCACGGCTACGCCATTCAGTGCCGCGTGACCACCGAAGATCCGGCAAACAACTTTCTTCCCGATACCGGGCGCATCACAGCGTACCGCAGTGCGTATGGCTTCGGCGTTCGTCTTGATGCTGGGAACGCCTTCGAAGGGGCGATTATTTCGCCGCACTACGATTCGCTCCTCGTCAAAGTTACCACGTGGGGCAAGACACACAAAAAAGCTGCGTTGAAAATGAACCGTGCCCTGAAAGAATTCCGGATTCGCGGTGTAAAAACCAACATCGCCTTCATGGAAAATGTCGTAACCGACCCCTGCTTCCTTGCGGGAAAAACCGACACTTCCTATATCGAAAGTAACCCACACCTCTTCCAATTCCGCGAGAAAAAAGACCGCGCCACAAAATTGCTGAGCTTCATCGGCAATGTAGTCGTGAATGGAACCGAAGGGATACCCAAAGGAAAACCACAAGGCGTTGTGTTCTTTGAGCCGGATATCGTAAAAGTGAAGGCAGCGCAAATTATCCCTGGCACCAAGCAGATCTTGGACGAGCGTGGCCCGGCTGGGCTGGCAAAGTGGATGCTCGAACAAAAACAACTCCTGATTACCGACACCACCATGCGCGACGCCCACCAATCGCTGTTTGCCACGCGGATGCGCACCAAAGATATGATGAAAGTTTCGCGGGCAGCGGCAGCACTTATGCCAAATATGTTCAGCTACGAAATGTGGGGTGGCGCAACATTTGACGTAGCCTACCGGTTCTTGCACGAATCGCCATGGGATCGCTTACGCCAAATGCGTGAAGCAGTCCCGAACACGCTCTTTCAGATGCTGCTGCGTGGTGCAAATGCCGTTGGGTACACCAACTATCCTGATAACGTCGTGCGCGAATTCATCCGCGTCAGCGCCCGCGAAGGGATGGACATCTACCGCATTTTTGACTCGCTGAACTGGCTTGACGGCATGAAAATAGCTATCGAAGAAGTGGGCAAGCAAAATAAGATTGCTGAAGCGTGCGTCTGCTATACCGGCGATATTCTCGATAAAAAACGGACAAAGTACGACCTGAAATACTACGTCAATATGGCCAAAGAATTGGAAAAAATGGGGGCGCACGTTCTTGGCATTAAAGACATGGCGGGTCTTTTAAAGCCATACGCCGCGACGGAGCTTGTTAAGGCACTTAAAGATGCCATTTCGATTCCGATTCACTTCCACACGCATGACACGAGCGGTAACGGCGTAGCGACCATTATGAAAGCGGCTGAAGCCGGAGTTGATGCGGTCGATCTGGCACTCGCTTCGATGGCCGAACTCACCAGTCAGCCTTCGCTGAACGCCATACTCTACGCTCTGCAAGGACATGAACGCGATCCGAAAATTGACATCGAAGGAGCGCAAAAGCTCTCGAACTACTTCGAAATCATCCGCGACTACTACGCGCCATTTGAAAGCGGCCTGAAAGCTGGGAACGCCGAAGTGTACGAGCACGAAATCCCCGGCGGGCAATACTCAAACCTCCGCCCACAAGCTATTTCCATGGGACTTGGCGAACGGTTTGACGATATCAAAAAGAAATACGCTCAGGTGAACATGATCCTCGGCGATATCGTGAAAGTAACGCCATCATCAAAAACCGTTGGGGATTTGGCGCTCTTTATGGTGCGCAACAATATCGAAACCAAAGATGAGTTGGTCGAGAAAGGGGCGAAACTCGGCTTCCCGGATAGTGCCGTTTCCTACTTTAAAGGGATGATGGGACAGCCGATGGGTGGCTTCCCTGAAGATCTAAAAGCCGTTGTTCTCAAAGGGGAAGAACCGATCACCTGCCGTCCGGGCGAACTTCTTGAGCCTGTTGATCTTGAAGCGGCTCGACTGCAACTCGAAAAGAAATTCGGCATCAAAGCCAACGATGAAGATGCCGTGAGCTATGTACTCTACCCACGCGTCATTGAAGATTATTATAAGCTACTCGACGCCTACGGCGATGTCAGCGTGCTCGATACTCCAACGTTCTTCTACGGACTCGAAATTGGCGAGCAAAAAGAGATCGTGATCCAGGAAGGGAAAACGCTGGTTATGAAATTGGTTGCCGTGGGCGAAGTCAACGAAAAAGGGGCACGTCCTGTTACCTTCGAACTCAACGGCGTCACCAGAACGGTTCACGTCAAAGATGTCGAAGCATCGAAAAGTGTCGTGACACGCGAAAAGGCTGACCTAGACAACCCCGCGCACCTTGCCGCTTCAATGCCGGGAAAAGTCTTTAAACTCTTGGCAAAAGAGGGCGATGCTGTCAAAAAAGACCAAGCGGTTATTGTAACGGAAGCGATGAAAATGGAGACGAAGGTTTCCGCTGCCAAAGCTGGCAAGGTGGTGAAACTGCTTGTCAAAGAGGGCGAAGTTGTAGATGCGGGAGACTTGCTCGCCATCGTCGAGTAA
- a CDS encoding YraN family protein, with the protein MKSTRATGAQHEEEAARYLERRGYGIVERNFRSRRGEIDIIATEGSVLVFIEVRYRAAGGIGAAYTVNHQKQERLRRCAAAYLMRYPWSGDVRFDVVAINGNQTTLYQDAFRG; encoded by the coding sequence ATGAAGTCGACTCGCGCGACCGGAGCGCAGCACGAAGAGGAGGCGGCGCGCTATCTGGAAAGGCGAGGATATGGTATTGTGGAGCGAAATTTTCGCTCACGGCGTGGTGAAATAGACATTATTGCTACCGAAGGGTCGGTGTTGGTTTTTATTGAAGTGCGCTACCGCGCTGCTGGCGGAATCGGCGCTGCGTATACGGTCAACCATCAAAAACAGGAGCGACTGCGCCGTTGCGCTGCGGCATATCTTATGAGATACCCGTGGTCTGGCGATGTCCGATTCGATGTCGTCGCCATCAATGGAAATCAAACAACCCTTTACCAAGACGCTTTCAGAGGTTAA
- a CDS encoding tetratricopeptide repeat protein, with the protein MGRYRTRTIIAILICTLPFVSWAGGISFRVDTTAPQGFMREVISLTLPEPVPYNVLDYTIVNKAVIEFPDFIVDFGDTTQISLPNAQIVSHITNDSGKLIIHLKQTPVTIQDTFRSDPFVVQIVFESEQERVAEVERNMNNLLQALGREFVLPSRTTAATTSAATTEATIPTQLSRDELRQLELQDSSRGIINPYRADDRQKGLNTPDAISLRRGQASLSEGNYKEALEHFLSIIRNSPESPLVEEATFLLGECYRNIPQVPVAVQYQDAITIYQKAMELYPDSSFVPMAEFGIARAYEDLGLLYEAKYHYEAIAEFYGMSEYAGPARLAIARLNMADNDSKGAIEILEKILSDYSEDNWRIEAQQQLAKIHYALGEFEKSTRYFEQMQQEYPEFTLYDAAYMLSVGRAFQGSGKLEQAAHVYSKVINIFPDAPEVPEALLHLVEVLKEAGNPQVAQVYISELTGRFSEQITASKAQLIHGDILHDSGDYEGALGLFAIVDLGLHGAELRDSILMRTARAEVKTGEYDNAIAHVGEIIQFYPDSPYKNEATALRDEALYEKAVAAANRGEAHNSYMLADMLVQSYLGEEESDIYRKAQALAEKSHYNMGLNLQTEDPYRALAHLDQQLALYPTGAHSDSAERTLRELTLNLAEQEIRDLRFQDALRRINNAIERFPEGYLAAQFRDLKVMALFKQGEFLFNNGNYQDGSGYFDTIFSQHAHTPYASVSRDFLINAGKANVFAAYTASNYPEAIDQFGIYDQYLQEDPEEYFYAGKMAAQSYSRLGFYDRGLEHINDMDAKLPSAYDPQLDDLRALNYWGLKQYDRLISILAPRRQNGILLPEAYEVLAQAYQQTNRPDEALTTYLQGADKLVGDEGRALRLKAAEIMTRNGTYPEAIEQFAMIVGSDTPDRVQTNAAKQLLTLYDSTENRQDTISLARAQAQMASDTNDRLFFLEKEATALKQTGKTAEAQQVYQRIFELDPTGVYGLRAKQEIDDFAWRNRVRRNAP; encoded by the coding sequence ATGGGAAGATATCGCACCCGCACCATTATCGCGATCCTCATCTGCACTCTCCCATTTGTATCGTGGGCTGGCGGCATCAGCTTTCGGGTTGACACCACTGCCCCACAAGGCTTTATGCGTGAAGTTATCTCCCTGACACTTCCAGAACCCGTTCCATACAACGTACTGGATTACACCATCGTCAATAAGGCGGTCATTGAATTTCCTGATTTTATCGTCGACTTTGGCGATACCACGCAAATCTCCCTTCCGAACGCCCAAATCGTGAGTCACATTACGAATGACTCCGGCAAACTCATTATTCACCTCAAACAAACCCCCGTAACCATTCAGGACACTTTCCGCAGTGATCCGTTCGTGGTTCAGATTGTTTTTGAAAGCGAGCAGGAGCGGGTTGCGGAAGTTGAGCGCAATATGAATAACCTGCTGCAAGCGCTCGGTCGTGAATTTGTACTCCCATCGCGCACCACGGCAGCAACAACAAGTGCCGCAACGACCGAGGCAACCATCCCTACCCAACTCAGCCGTGACGAATTGCGCCAACTCGAATTGCAGGATTCAAGCCGCGGCATCATTAACCCGTATCGCGCCGATGATCGGCAAAAAGGGCTGAACACGCCAGATGCCATCAGTCTGCGGCGCGGTCAAGCGAGCCTAAGCGAAGGGAACTACAAAGAAGCGCTCGAGCATTTTCTCAGCATCATCCGCAACTCTCCCGAATCGCCCCTCGTCGAAGAAGCCACCTTCCTCCTTGGCGAATGCTACCGCAATATCCCGCAAGTTCCAGTCGCTGTCCAATACCAAGACGCGATTACCATTTATCAAAAAGCAATGGAGTTATATCCCGACAGTAGCTTTGTGCCGATGGCCGAATTTGGCATTGCTCGCGCCTATGAAGATCTTGGACTGCTCTACGAAGCGAAATATCACTATGAAGCAATTGCCGAGTTCTACGGCATGAGTGAATACGCTGGGCCAGCGAGGCTAGCGATTGCACGGTTAAACATGGCCGATAATGACTCCAAAGGGGCGATCGAAATACTCGAAAAAATCCTCAGCGACTACTCGGAAGATAACTGGCGCATTGAGGCACAACAACAGCTTGCAAAAATTCATTATGCGTTGGGGGAATTTGAAAAAAGCACCCGCTATTTTGAACAAATGCAGCAGGAATATCCTGAATTTACCCTTTACGATGCCGCGTACATGCTCAGTGTCGGGCGAGCTTTCCAAGGGAGTGGCAAACTGGAGCAGGCCGCACACGTCTACTCAAAAGTCATCAATATCTTTCCGGATGCTCCTGAGGTACCTGAGGCGCTGCTTCACCTCGTCGAAGTACTGAAAGAAGCCGGCAATCCGCAGGTTGCTCAAGTCTATATCAGCGAACTGACTGGACGTTTTTCGGAACAGATTACGGCGTCAAAAGCGCAACTTATTCATGGTGACATCTTGCACGATAGTGGCGATTACGAAGGGGCGTTGGGGCTTTTTGCCATCGTCGACCTTGGCCTGCACGGTGCAGAACTGCGAGATAGCATCCTCATGCGGACAGCACGAGCCGAAGTGAAAACTGGAGAATACGATAACGCTATTGCTCACGTGGGCGAAATCATTCAATTCTACCCCGACTCACCGTACAAAAACGAAGCAACGGCATTGCGTGATGAAGCGCTCTACGAAAAGGCTGTGGCCGCCGCGAACAGGGGCGAGGCGCACAACAGCTATATGCTCGCTGACATGTTAGTGCAAAGCTACCTTGGCGAAGAAGAGAGCGACATCTACCGCAAAGCTCAAGCGCTGGCGGAAAAATCGCACTACAATATGGGTCTCAATCTCCAAACAGAAGATCCATATCGCGCGCTGGCGCACCTTGACCAGCAATTAGCGCTCTACCCAACTGGCGCTCACAGCGACTCTGCCGAGCGCACTCTGCGCGAACTTACCCTGAATCTTGCCGAACAAGAGATACGCGATCTGCGATTCCAGGATGCACTTCGTCGCATCAACAACGCCATTGAACGTTTCCCCGAAGGATATTTAGCCGCACAATTCCGTGACTTGAAAGTCATGGCCTTGTTTAAGCAAGGCGAATTCCTCTTTAATAACGGCAACTATCAAGATGGATCTGGCTACTTCGATACTATTTTTTCACAGCACGCCCACACCCCATACGCTTCTGTTTCGCGTGATTTCCTGATCAATGCAGGCAAAGCCAATGTCTTCGCCGCCTATACCGCCAGCAACTATCCCGAAGCCATTGACCAGTTCGGCATCTACGATCAATACCTTCAAGAAGATCCCGAAGAGTATTTTTATGCCGGAAAAATGGCCGCGCAAAGCTACAGCCGCCTTGGTTTCTATGATCGCGGCCTAGAACATATCAACGATATGGATGCCAAACTCCCGAGTGCCTATGACCCACAGCTCGACGATTTACGCGCCCTGAATTATTGGGGACTAAAGCAATACGATCGCCTTATCTCAATACTCGCCCCACGGCGCCAGAATGGCATCTTATTGCCCGAAGCATATGAAGTGCTTGCCCAAGCCTACCAACAAACGAATCGACCTGACGAGGCACTGACCACCTACTTGCAGGGAGCCGATAAACTGGTGGGAGATGAAGGGCGTGCATTGCGCTTAAAAGCAGCGGAAATAATGACCCGCAACGGGACATATCCCGAAGCAATAGAACAGTTCGCTATGATTGTCGGTAGCGACACGCCCGACCGAGTGCAAACGAATGCGGCCAAGCAACTGCTCACGCTGTATGACTCGACGGAAAACCGTCAAGATACGATTAGCCTTGCCCGTGCCCAAGCACAAATGGCCAGTGATACCAACGACCGCCTCTTCTTTCTAGAAAAAGAAGCGACCGCCCTGAAACAAACAGGAAAAACCGCTGAAGCACAACAAGTCTACCAACGGATTTTTGAACTTGACCCAACCGGGGTGTACGGGCTGCGCGCCAAGCAAGAGATTGACGATTTTGCGTGGCGTAACCGCGTGAGGAGAAACGCCCCATGA
- a CDS encoding DUF255 domain-containing protein — protein sequence MITWHSWNVDNLRRADAELRPVILQITSEINRRCVDPRLTPDQQEAYTFEEIERNFLPVLVVAEERPDIDMIFGSGTYPCLVVITPHGRVLKTLEPEMEQDLYNPLLECRRTYINAGHTAGHAVVLPHYLFADLPAIPEDFAQKGIEQLFQDANRFVSTMPAMMDASDSTLYGQGDMLNFLVELGNARQDESISELAGTCLNVLTATLWDPELGGYFLAKEKEHIIGVKKLSDQLDILEALINFSEFDRAPAHQAITALRQSITANFYQENGLFAFYSTSDAIGLENNFRYLALLAKGIRNALIADLSVNDITPIAQTLANLQQANGTFPPLLHRSDSAPLLGVQSTAAIAFAEIATLCNDESWREKGLQALYPCFGSMWRTAGGCLGTTNTASEPLPPVCPLRENMLFAHACRLYRDGTMGENITTYRNQTLQIFMQNAFASFGAQRYCYGRELLFIGR from the coding sequence ATGATTACATGGCATTCGTGGAATGTAGACAATCTTCGGCGCGCCGATGCCGAACTTCGCCCAGTTATCCTCCAGATTACATCGGAAATCAATCGTCGCTGCGTTGATCCCCGTTTAACGCCAGATCAGCAGGAAGCGTACACCTTTGAGGAGATCGAAAGAAACTTCCTTCCCGTGCTGGTTGTGGCTGAAGAGCGCCCCGATATCGACATGATTTTTGGCTCTGGAACCTATCCTTGCCTCGTCGTTATCACACCGCATGGCAGAGTGCTCAAAACATTAGAGCCGGAAATGGAGCAGGATCTTTACAACCCACTGCTGGAATGTCGCCGGACATATATCAACGCTGGGCACACGGCAGGTCACGCCGTTGTGCTGCCCCACTATCTGTTTGCCGATCTGCCAGCTATCCCCGAAGATTTTGCCCAAAAAGGGATCGAACAACTTTTTCAGGACGCCAACCGTTTTGTTTCGACGATGCCAGCAATGATGGATGCATCGGACAGCACCCTGTATGGTCAAGGCGATATGCTTAATTTCCTCGTCGAGCTGGGCAATGCACGGCAGGACGAATCTATCAGCGAACTTGCCGGAACCTGTCTGAATGTGCTGACCGCAACGTTGTGGGATCCGGAACTCGGCGGTTATTTTCTGGCCAAAGAAAAAGAACATATCATTGGCGTAAAAAAACTCTCTGACCAACTCGATATCCTTGAAGCGCTCATTAATTTTTCCGAATTTGATCGCGCCCCCGCGCATCAGGCAATCACCGCTCTGCGCCAGAGCATCACCGCCAATTTCTATCAAGAAAACGGGTTATTTGCTTTCTACTCAACATCCGATGCCATCGGCCTAGAAAACAACTTTCGCTATCTTGCCTTGCTGGCAAAAGGGATACGCAACGCTCTGATTGCTGACCTCAGCGTGAACGATATTACCCCCATAGCGCAGACGCTCGCCAACTTGCAACAGGCCAATGGAACCTTTCCGCCACTGCTCCATCGCTCTGACAGCGCACCACTACTGGGCGTTCAAAGTACGGCGGCTATTGCGTTTGCCGAAATAGCTACCCTCTGCAATGATGAATCATGGCGCGAAAAAGGGCTGCAAGCGCTCTATCCTTGCTTTGGAAGCATGTGGCGTACTGCTGGTGGCTGCCTTGGAACCACTAACACGGCCTCTGAACCACTTCCGCCCGTCTGCCCACTGCGCGAAAACATGCTTTTTGCACACGCTTGCCGCCTCTATCGTGATGGCACGATGGGAGAAAATATCACCACCTACCGCAATCAAACACTCCAAATCTTCATGCAGAATGCCTTTGCCAGCTTCGGTGCGCAACGATACTGCTATGGACGCGAATTGTTATTTATTGGCAGGTAA